A window of the Lactobacillus gasseri ATCC 33323 = JCM 1131 genome harbors these coding sequences:
- the phoU gene encoding phosphate signaling complex protein PhoU: MHEVFLDELRKLNTRFMGMGIDVSESIEEATQAFVDHDKKLAQSLVKDDQKVSRAATKVEKRTLKLMALQQPVASDFRNVISILKATGDLERIGENALSIAWETIRVKGNPRIPEVEAIIKSMSKKVNFMLDQVLKAYVQGDEKLAREVAKKDDEVDEDYVKARKLIIAGIKQDPEAAVASSSYFMVIRLLERIGDHVVNLAQWVVYKMSGELVDLNTKDTDEMTEL; the protein is encoded by the coding sequence ATGCATGAAGTTTTTTTAGATGAATTACGTAAGTTAAATACCCGTTTTATGGGGATGGGGATTGATGTTAGCGAGTCAATTGAGGAAGCTACCCAAGCCTTTGTTGATCATGATAAAAAATTAGCTCAAAGCCTGGTAAAAGATGATCAAAAAGTTTCTCGGGCTGCTACTAAAGTTGAGAAGAGAACCTTGAAGTTAATGGCTCTGCAGCAGCCGGTTGCTAGTGATTTTAGAAATGTAATTAGTATCTTAAAGGCAACGGGAGATTTAGAACGAATTGGTGAAAATGCACTTTCAATTGCTTGGGAGACAATAAGAGTAAAGGGTAATCCACGTATTCCAGAAGTTGAAGCAATCATTAAGTCAATGTCTAAGAAAGTTAACTTCATGCTTGATCAAGTTTTAAAAGCTTATGTTCAAGGTGATGAAAAATTAGCTCGGGAAGTTGCTAAAAAAGATGACGAAGTAGATGAAGATTATGTAAAGGCGCGTAAGTTGATTATTGCTGGAATTAAACAAGATCCAGAAGCCGCTGTTGCTTCTTCAAGTTACTTTATGGTAATTCGTTTACTGGAACGGATTGGAGACCACGTAGTTAACTTGGCGCAGTGGGTTGTTTATAAGATGTCAGGCGAATTAGTTGACTTAAATACTAAAGATACTGATGAAATGACTGAACTATAA
- the rbsK gene encoding ribokinase: MNKVTIVGSINVDNIMHIKKLPQPGETIAMSEFSKAAGGKGANQAVASSRAKNETIFVGRVGDDDNGRFMLEQFKDNGVNVEHVTVTPNEQTGQAYILLQESGQNSIIIQHGANFDVTAADVRNAKSQIEDSDFVIAQFETPLEATIEAFKIARAAGKTTILNPAPARTDIPKELLELTDLITPNETEAESITGIKVDSEESMKKSSELFHKMGIKGVIITIGERGSYVSYEDIEEIIPAFKVKAVDTTAAGDTFLGALSSELKPDLSNLKESVVYASKSSSFTVQKLGAFPSIPTRDVVEQALKEN; the protein is encoded by the coding sequence ATGAATAAAGTTACAATTGTTGGATCAATTAACGTTGACAACATTATGCATATCAAAAAGCTTCCTCAACCAGGAGAAACAATAGCAATGTCCGAATTTTCAAAGGCAGCTGGTGGTAAAGGTGCAAACCAAGCAGTCGCAAGTAGTCGTGCCAAGAATGAGACAATATTTGTTGGCCGTGTTGGGGATGATGACAATGGTCGCTTTATGCTTGAACAATTTAAGGATAATGGCGTTAATGTTGAACATGTAACAGTAACTCCTAATGAGCAAACTGGTCAAGCTTATATTTTACTTCAAGAATCTGGTCAAAATTCAATTATCATTCAACATGGCGCTAACTTTGATGTAACGGCTGCAGATGTTAGAAATGCTAAGAGTCAAATTGAAGATAGCGATTTTGTGATTGCACAATTTGAAACTCCACTTGAAGCAACTATTGAAGCTTTCAAGATTGCTAGAGCTGCTGGTAAAACTACTATTTTAAATCCTGCTCCTGCTCGTACTGACATTCCCAAAGAATTGTTAGAGCTAACCGATTTAATTACACCTAATGAAACTGAAGCTGAAAGCATCACTGGAATTAAGGTTGATAGCGAAGAATCAATGAAGAAGAGCAGCGAACTCTTCCACAAGATGGGAATTAAGGGTGTAATTATCACAATTGGTGAGCGTGGTTCTTACGTTTCTTATGAAGATATCGAAGAAATTATTCCAGCTTTTAAGGTTAAGGCAGTTGATACAACCGCTGCTGGTGATACTTTCTTAGGTGCTTTATCTAGTGAATTAAAACCTGATTTAAGTAACTTAAAAGAAAGCGTAGTTTATGCTTCTAAATCTTCTTCATTTACTGTACAGAAATTAGGTGCATTTCCATCCATTCCGACTAGAGATGTAGTTGAGCAAGCTTTAAAGGAGAATTAA
- the rpiA gene encoding ribose-5-phosphate isomerase RpiA produces the protein MDKSEQDQLKKEAATKAAMMVESGSVLGVGTGSTVAFFIDALGERKEKENFSLKHIVTTSNRSKKQLEGLGFQVDELADIDQADLTVDGADRVDDNLDGIKGGGGALTLEKNVAINSKKVIWIVDESKLVHHLSGFPLPVEVLPVSAEQNFKRFEEEGLKPQWRLDDNGKRYVTHYGNYIIDLAADPTPVPHGLADYLDHTVGVVEHGLFLDMCDEVIIAHSDGTIEDKKRK, from the coding sequence ATGGATAAGAGTGAACAAGATCAATTAAAAAAAGAAGCAGCCACTAAAGCCGCTATGATGGTAGAATCTGGTTCTGTTTTAGGTGTTGGAACCGGTTCGACAGTTGCGTTCTTTATTGATGCATTAGGGGAACGCAAAGAAAAAGAGAATTTTAGTCTTAAACATATTGTTACTACTTCTAACCGCAGTAAAAAGCAACTTGAAGGCCTAGGCTTTCAAGTTGATGAATTAGCGGATATTGATCAAGCTGATTTGACTGTAGATGGAGCAGATCGCGTCGATGATAATTTAGATGGAATCAAAGGTGGCGGCGGTGCTTTGACTTTAGAAAAGAATGTCGCTATTAACTCTAAAAAAGTCATTTGGATTGTTGATGAGTCTAAGCTTGTTCACCATTTAAGTGGTTTTCCTCTTCCAGTTGAAGTTCTACCTGTTTCTGCAGAACAAAATTTTAAGCGTTTTGAAGAAGAAGGATTAAAGCCGCAATGGCGTCTTGATGATAACGGCAAACGTTATGTAACGCACTATGGAAATTACATTATTGACTTAGCGGCTGATCCAACTCCTGTACCACATGGTTTAGCAGATTACTTAGATCATACAGTTGGTGTTGTTGAACACGGGTTGTTCTTAGATATGTGCGATGAAGTGATTATTGCTCATAGCGATGGTACGATTGAAGACAAGAAGAGAAAGTAA
- a CDS encoding YfcC family protein, whose translation MSNTVQKKKKHQFPTAYTVIIIVLLLVQILTFFIPSGNYATLEYDQPNKEFVITKPNGSKHKEAATQKTLDKYKVKIDVKKFTNGTIYKPVAIPDSYEKIDQKKPGLGGAIYQFLSSQVNGIAQSIDIIAFVLILGGCIGVVHANGAIDAGMQALSKKIKGKQVLLIVLVMGLIAIGGTTFGLAEETMAFYPILIPVFLLAGFDRMTVVATIFLGTSIGTMASTINPFSTVIASNTAGVNFTEALPLRICMWATCVIVGMIYVIAYAKKVQKNPKASYVYNDFVKEDQEYLNQDQTTQEQEFTWRQKLTLLVFAIAFIVMIWGVQQKGWYFTEIAVVFLATGYIFAFISGLSEHKFVESFVNGAGDLLGVALTIGLARAVSIVMEESHTSDTIMNFFSQQVSGMPPLVFIWFMFLVYIVLGFFIQSSSGLAVLSMPIMAPLANVVGIDRASIIDAYNWGQGFISLVAPTGLILMSLMMVNIGFNKWFKFCWKLLVIEFGICLAFLAIGLVVY comes from the coding sequence ATGAGTAATACAGTTCAAAAAAAGAAAAAGCATCAATTTCCAACAGCGTATACGGTTATTATTATCGTTCTGTTATTGGTGCAGATTTTAACATTTTTTATCCCATCAGGTAATTATGCAACGCTTGAGTATGATCAACCTAATAAGGAATTTGTGATTACTAAGCCAAATGGTAGTAAGCATAAAGAGGCAGCAACTCAAAAAACTTTAGATAAGTATAAAGTTAAGATTGATGTGAAGAAGTTTACTAATGGTACTATTTATAAGCCAGTGGCAATTCCTGATTCTTATGAAAAGATTGATCAGAAAAAGCCAGGATTAGGTGGAGCAATTTATCAATTTTTATCTTCACAAGTAAACGGAATTGCGCAAAGTATTGATATTATTGCCTTTGTTTTAATTCTGGGTGGATGTATTGGCGTTGTGCACGCAAATGGTGCTATTGATGCCGGTATGCAGGCACTTTCTAAAAAGATCAAGGGTAAGCAAGTATTACTAATCGTTTTGGTAATGGGCTTGATTGCCATTGGTGGTACAACCTTTGGTTTAGCTGAAGAGACCATGGCTTTTTATCCAATTTTGATTCCCGTATTCTTACTGGCTGGCTTTGATCGTATGACGGTTGTCGCGACGATCTTCTTAGGAACCAGTATTGGTACGATGGCGTCGACGATTAACCCATTTTCAACTGTAATTGCTTCTAACACTGCTGGTGTTAACTTCACAGAGGCATTGCCGTTAAGAATTTGTATGTGGGCAACTTGCGTTATTGTGGGGATGATTTATGTTATCGCTTATGCCAAAAAGGTACAAAAGAACCCCAAGGCCTCATATGTTTATAATGACTTCGTTAAAGAAGATCAAGAATATCTGAATCAAGACCAAACAACGCAAGAACAAGAATTTACTTGGCGTCAAAAATTAACATTGCTTGTTTTCGCAATTGCATTTATCGTAATGATTTGGGGTGTTCAGCAAAAGGGCTGGTACTTTACTGAAATTGCGGTTGTCTTCTTGGCAACTGGATATATTTTTGCCTTTATTTCAGGCTTGAGCGAGCACAAGTTTGTTGAAAGCTTTGTAAATGGCGCAGGCGACTTATTAGGTGTGGCTTTAACAATTGGATTAGCGCGTGCCGTTTCAATTGTAATGGAAGAAAGTCATACTAGCGATACCATCATGAACTTCTTTAGCCAACAAGTCTCTGGTATGCCACCACTAGTGTTCATTTGGTTTATGTTCTTGGTCTACATTGTTTTAGGCTTCTTTATTCAATCATCTTCTGGTTTAGCCGTTCTCTCAATGCCAATTATGGCGCCATTAGCCAACGTAGTTGGTATTGACCGAGCAAGCATTATTGATGCTTATAACTGGGGACAGGGCTTTATCAGTTTGGTAGCTCCAACTGGTTTGATTTTAATGAGCTTAATGATGGTGAATATCGGCTTTAACAAATGGTTTAAGTTTTGCTGGAAATTATTAGTAATTGAGTTTGGTATTTGTTTAGCATTTTTAGCAATTGGTCTGGTTGTTTACTGA
- the pstA gene encoding phosphate ABC transporter permease PstA, translating into MNAKTRNKIATAGIYTLVSIVVIILFGILGDILVSGVPHLSWHFLSSEASSYQAGGGVRDQLFNSLYLLVLTLIISLPIALGAGIYLAEYAKDNWFTNLIRTTIEILSSLPSIVVGLFGYLLFVVQFGFGFSIISGALALTFFNLPTLTSNIEQAIEGVPQAQRDAGLALGLSNWKTIRGIVLPAALPGILTGIILSAGRIFGEAAALIYTAGQSGSTIDYSNWNPLSPTSFLNVMRPAETLAVHIWKVNTEGIIPDATIVSAATSALLIIVVILFNLGARALGNHLYRKLTAAKS; encoded by the coding sequence ATGAATGCAAAAACGCGTAATAAAATTGCTACTGCTGGTATTTATACCTTGGTGAGTATTGTCGTAATTATTCTTTTTGGAATTTTGGGCGATATTTTAGTTTCTGGTGTACCGCATCTTTCATGGCATTTTTTATCTTCTGAAGCCTCTTCTTATCAAGCTGGTGGCGGAGTACGAGATCAGCTGTTTAACTCTTTGTATTTGCTAGTCTTGACACTGATTATTTCTTTGCCAATTGCATTAGGCGCTGGGATTTATTTAGCAGAATATGCTAAGGATAATTGGTTTACAAACTTAATTAGGACAACCATTGAGATTTTAAGTTCTTTACCATCCATTGTTGTAGGTTTATTTGGTTACTTATTATTTGTAGTGCAATTTGGTTTTGGCTTTTCCATTATTTCTGGTGCATTGGCACTAACATTTTTTAATCTACCAACTTTGACTAGTAATATTGAACAAGCTATTGAAGGTGTTCCACAAGCTCAAAGAGATGCTGGACTTGCTTTAGGCTTATCTAATTGGAAGACGATTCGGGGAATTGTTTTACCAGCAGCTTTGCCAGGAATTTTGACAGGTATTATTTTAAGTGCTGGTAGAATTTTTGGTGAAGCAGCAGCCTTAATTTATACTGCAGGTCAAAGTGGATCAACGATTGATTATAGTAATTGGAATCCGCTTAGCCCAACTAGTTTCTTAAATGTTATGCGCCCAGCAGAAACTTTAGCTGTTCATATTTGGAAAGTTAATACAGAAGGAATCATTCCGGATGCAACTATTGTTTCAGCTGCAACTTCTGCTTTATTAATTATTGTGGTAATTTTGTTTAACCTAGGTGCACGTGCTTTAGGTAACCATTTATACCGTAAGTTGACAGCTGCTAAGTCATAA
- a CDS encoding Dps family protein: MAYPKTKKIMNEIVADLTQTHMVVHQHHWYMLGRGFLKLHPYLDDVMDELAEQQDGVAERLIEINGSPISTYEEVLEETNVPDQVGSWDLSMEERFQLIVNAYKQLRDDYERGIKISEDEGDNSTNDLLIAYHTAVEKRIWMMSAELGKRPGEGE, from the coding sequence ATGGCTTATCCAAAAACTAAAAAAATTATGAATGAAATCGTTGCCGATTTAACTCAAACACATATGGTTGTGCATCAACATCATTGGTATATGCTCGGAAGAGGATTTTTGAAATTACATCCATATTTAGATGATGTAATGGATGAATTAGCTGAGCAACAAGATGGAGTTGCTGAAAGATTAATTGAGATTAACGGTAGTCCAATTTCAACTTATGAAGAAGTGTTAGAAGAAACTAACGTTCCAGATCAAGTTGGCAGTTGGGATTTATCCATGGAAGAAAGATTCCAATTAATTGTCAATGCATATAAGCAATTACGAGATGATTATGAACGTGGTATTAAGATTAGTGAAGATGAAGGAGATAATTCCACTAATGACTTGTTAATTGCTTATCATACCGCCGTTGAAAAGAGAATCTGGATGATGTCAGCTGAACTTGGCAAGAGACCTGGCGAAGGTGAATAG
- a CDS encoding phosphate ABC transporter substrate-binding protein, with amino-acid sequence MRTNFKFKIAAVLGLLAILIGLTGCANNNSNKITVVGSSAMQLLAEQAGNDYRLSHPDSNIVVQGGGSGTGLSQVQAGAVEIGTSDVFAETQKGIDAKKLQNHLVAVVGIVPIVNKSAGVKNLTRQQLSDIFTGKITNWKQVGGKNQNITVINRSKGSGTRGTFEGLILNGKKPIQAQEQDSNGTVRKIVSSTPGTISYISFPYANDENIQKLSIDGIKPTNKNVATNRWHLWSYEHMYTKGKPNKNVQKFIDYMLGSKVQNDLVPKLGYISINKMQVERDSNNHVVQK; translated from the coding sequence ATGAGAACAAATTTTAAATTTAAAATAGCTGCTGTTTTAGGACTATTAGCTATTTTAATCGGACTTACAGGCTGTGCTAACAATAATAGCAATAAGATTACTGTTGTTGGATCTAGTGCCATGCAGCTTTTAGCTGAGCAAGCTGGAAATGACTATCGTCTTTCTCATCCAGACAGTAATATTGTTGTCCAAGGTGGAGGTTCTGGTACTGGTCTTAGCCAAGTACAGGCTGGCGCTGTTGAAATCGGAACTTCTGATGTTTTTGCTGAAACACAAAAAGGAATTGATGCAAAAAAATTGCAAAATCATCTAGTTGCAGTTGTAGGGATTGTACCAATCGTTAATAAGAGCGCTGGCGTGAAGAATTTAACCAGACAGCAATTGAGTGATATTTTTACTGGTAAGATTACCAACTGGAAACAAGTTGGTGGTAAAAATCAAAATATTACTGTAATTAATCGCTCTAAAGGTAGCGGTACACGAGGTACTTTTGAAGGTTTAATTCTAAACGGAAAGAAACCAATTCAAGCGCAAGAGCAAGATTCTAACGGTACTGTACGTAAGATCGTTAGTTCTACGCCAGGGACCATTTCTTATATTTCTTTCCCTTATGCTAATGATGAAAATATTCAAAAATTGAGTATTGACGGAATAAAGCCTACAAATAAAAATGTAGCAACAAATCGTTGGCATCTTTGGTCTTATGAGCATATGTATACTAAGGGAAAGCCTAATAAAAATGTTCAAAAATTTATTGATTATATGCTTGGCAGTAAAGTTCAGAATGACTTAGTACCTAAGTTAGGCTACATTAGTATCAACAAGATGCAAGTTGAACGTGATAGTAATAATCATGTTGTGCAAAAATAA
- the pstC gene encoding phosphate ABC transporter permease subunit PstC codes for MDNKDLKKVVESALDKQKVPHVKLKKIGTSKVDVASLTEPSKETRQEYWGKGLTYCAIILIIILVASIIGFIGFHGLETFTKDHVNVFQFLTSSDWDPGEGKSHVGAAAMIITSFSVTLLAALVATPFAIAVALFMTEYSSKKGARFLQSVIELLVGIPSVVYGFLGLTIIVPFIRNIFGGTGFGILSATLVLFVMVLPTITSLTVDSLKAVPSDYRKASLALGATKWQTIYKVILRVASPRIMTAVIFGMARAFGEALAVQMVIGNAVLMPANLVSPSATLTSQLTSQMGNTVMGTLPNNALWSLALLLLIMSLVFNFLVRLIGKRGQK; via the coding sequence ATGGATAACAAAGATCTAAAAAAAGTAGTTGAATCTGCTTTAGATAAGCAAAAAGTTCCTCATGTTAAATTAAAGAAGATTGGAACTAGCAAGGTTGATGTTGCTAGTTTAACTGAACCTTCAAAAGAGACGCGACAAGAATATTGGGGTAAGGGGTTAACTTACTGTGCTATTATCCTAATTATTATTTTAGTTGCTTCAATTATCGGTTTTATTGGCTTTCATGGTTTAGAAACATTTACCAAAGATCATGTAAATGTGTTCCAATTTTTGACCTCTAGCGACTGGGATCCGGGTGAAGGAAAGAGCCATGTAGGTGCAGCTGCAATGATTATAACTTCTTTTTCAGTTACTTTATTAGCAGCTTTAGTAGCAACCCCATTTGCCATTGCGGTGGCCTTATTTATGACTGAGTATTCTTCTAAAAAAGGAGCACGCTTTTTACAATCTGTAATTGAATTATTAGTTGGGATTCCATCTGTTGTTTACGGATTTTTGGGATTAACAATTATTGTTCCATTTATTAGAAATATTTTTGGCGGCACAGGATTTGGTATTTTGTCTGCTACTTTGGTTTTATTTGTCATGGTCTTACCAACGATTACTTCCTTGACTGTTGACAGTTTAAAGGCCGTTCCTTCTGACTACCGAAAGGCTTCTTTGGCTTTGGGAGCAACTAAGTGGCAAACAATTTATAAGGTAATTTTACGAGTTGCTTCTCCTAGAATTATGACTGCGGTAATTTTCGGAATGGCACGTGCCTTTGGGGAGGCGTTAGCCGTACAAATGGTTATTGGTAATGCAGTCTTGATGCCAGCTAACTTAGTGAGCCCATCAGCTACTTTAACTAGTCAATTAACTAGTCAAATGGGAAATACTGTGATGGGAACGTTGCCTAATAACGCCCTTTGGTCATTAGCCCTGTTATTATTAATTATGTCTTTAGTCTTTAACTTCTTAGTCCGCTTAATTGGAAAGAGAGGACAGAAATAA
- the pstB gene encoding phosphate ABC transporter ATP-binding protein PstB gives MQNVNEAPTFIHQFDQDEQIISTKDLSVFYGGSIQKLFGASLQFKKKTITALIGGSGSGKSTFLRCLNRMNDKVARVDGEIWYHGLDINKNNINVYQLRKNIGMVFQKPNPFPKSIRENITYALKANGEKDKQKLDQIVEESLRAAALWDEVKDKLDKSALAMSGGQQQRLCIARALALKPEILLLDEPASALDPVSTSKLEDTLKQLRTDYTMIMVTHNMQQASRISDYTAFFHLGHVLEYDKTENIFTNPKGEITEDYIRGSFG, from the coding sequence ATGCAAAATGTGAATGAAGCACCTACTTTTATTCATCAATTCGATCAAGATGAACAAATTATTTCTACTAAAGATCTTAGTGTCTTTTATGGTGGGAGTATTCAAAAGCTTTTTGGAGCTAGCCTGCAATTTAAGAAAAAAACGATTACTGCCTTAATTGGAGGATCTGGATCAGGAAAGTCGACTTTTTTACGTTGTCTTAATAGAATGAATGATAAGGTTGCTCGAGTTGATGGTGAGATTTGGTATCACGGCTTAGATATTAATAAAAACAATATCAATGTTTACCAATTAAGAAAGAATATTGGGATGGTCTTTCAAAAGCCAAATCCATTTCCAAAATCAATTAGAGAAAATATTACATATGCTCTCAAAGCAAATGGTGAAAAAGATAAGCAAAAGCTGGATCAAATTGTTGAAGAAAGCTTAAGAGCAGCTGCTTTGTGGGATGAAGTAAAAGATAAGCTAGATAAGAGTGCCTTAGCAATGTCAGGTGGGCAGCAGCAGCGTTTATGTATCGCTAGAGCGCTTGCCTTAAAACCTGAAATTTTGCTTCTCGATGAACCAGCTAGTGCGCTTGATCCTGTTTCTACTTCTAAGCTTGAAGATACGCTCAAGCAGTTGAGAACCGATTATACAATGATTATGGTTACTCATAATATGCAACAAGCTAGTCGAATCAGTGACTATACAGCTTTCTTTCATTTAGGACATGTTCTAGAGTACGATAAAACAGAAAATATTTTCACTAATCCTAAGGGTGAAATTACGGAAGATTATATTCGCGGAAGTTTTGGATAA
- a CDS encoding GNAT family N-acetyltransferase, with protein MKIRQATMNNYDQIMSILKDGANQLAERGVDQWQGEYPSPDQIKEDIDKGFAYLAVSADGETVGAISIVEAPDHSYDNLKGKWLLNTDKYVVIHRVAIHSKHAGHGYATKLLTEVIDYIRDNRKDIDSIRIDTHENNTAMQHLIDKMNFSKVGELHGIYRPDEISYVYENVRE; from the coding sequence ATGAAGATTAGACAAGCTACAATGAATAACTATGATCAAATCATGTCGATTTTGAAAGATGGTGCAAACCAACTAGCGGAGCGCGGAGTTGATCAATGGCAAGGAGAATATCCTTCTCCAGATCAAATTAAAGAAGATATTGACAAAGGCTTTGCTTATCTGGCTGTTTCAGCTGATGGCGAAACTGTAGGTGCCATTTCAATTGTTGAAGCTCCAGATCATTCCTACGATAATTTAAAGGGTAAATGGCTTCTTAATACAGATAAGTATGTGGTAATTCATCGTGTTGCGATTCATTCAAAGCATGCGGGCCATGGCTATGCCACTAAATTGTTGACTGAAGTAATTGATTATATTCGTGATAATCGTAAAGATATTGATAGTATTCGTATTGATACTCATGAGAATAATACTGCGATGCAGCATTTGATTGATAAAATGAATTTTAGTAAAGTAGGAGAACTACATGGGATTTATCGTCCAGATGAAATTTCATACGTTTATGAAAATGTCAGAGAATAA
- the pstB gene encoding phosphate ABC transporter ATP-binding protein PstB, producing MENIITSRDVHLSYGNVEALHGISLDFEEKELTALIGPSGCGKSTFLRCLNRMNDDIPNIHISGDIQFEGQNIYGSKMDLVELRKEVGMVFQQPSPFPFSVYDNIAYGLKIAGIKDKELIDQRVEESLKQAAIWKETKDNLDRNAQAFSGGQQQRICIARALAVRPKVVLLDEPTSALDPISSSEIEETLLELKHEYTFIMVTHNLQQASRISDYTAFLMSGDLIEYGKTADMFMNPKKQITSDYLNGRFG from the coding sequence GTGGAAAATATTATTACAAGTAGAGATGTTCATCTAAGTTATGGAAATGTTGAAGCCTTGCATGGAATTAGCTTGGATTTTGAAGAAAAAGAGCTAACTGCTTTAATTGGGCCTTCGGGGTGTGGAAAGTCAACTTTCTTGCGCTGTTTAAATAGGATGAATGATGATATTCCAAACATTCATATTAGCGGTGATATTCAGTTTGAAGGACAAAACATTTATGGTTCTAAGATGGATTTGGTAGAATTACGTAAAGAAGTTGGGATGGTATTCCAGCAGCCGAGTCCTTTTCCATTTTCTGTTTATGACAATATTGCTTATGGATTAAAGATTGCTGGAATTAAGGATAAAGAGTTAATTGATCAGCGCGTTGAAGAAAGTCTCAAGCAAGCGGCAATTTGGAAAGAAACCAAAGATAATTTAGATCGCAATGCTCAAGCTTTTTCTGGTGGTCAGCAACAGAGAATTTGTATTGCGCGTGCTTTAGCAGTTCGTCCGAAAGTAGTTTTGCTTGATGAACCCACAAGTGCGCTTGATCCAATTTCAAGCAGTGAAATTGAGGAAACCTTGCTTGAATTAAAGCATGAATATACTTTCATCATGGTAACGCATAACTTGCAGCAGGCCAGTCGAATCAGCGATTACACTGCTTTCTTAATGAGTGGTGACTTAATTGAATATGGAAAAACAGCTGATATGTTCATGAATCCTAAGAAACAGATTACGAGTGATTATCTGAATGGACGTTTTGGTTAA
- a CDS encoding nucleoside hydrolase has protein sequence MSKKPLIISTDPGIDDVAAITISLFAADLDVKMIVPTWGNVSLEHTLQNTLDLEKFLHTEVPVVKGANQPLVRPAISAASVHGKTGIAGFEFEKANSDLLEEGLAATKMYEEIKSSPEKVTLLGIGPLTDFALLFKQYPDVVDNIAEVYIMGGNIGHGNHSPFAEYNIAGDPEAAQIVFHSGLPVYVAPLEVGDKAHLTKDQMDKIKECGEVGNMLYSMFSNIHEPDGDTRIKIYDPTAVGIMLHPEFFTLKPANVEIELAGRYTYGASVMDFLSEEHNAQIATDVDTKSFATWFVQSIQAANNGRK, from the coding sequence ATGTCAAAAAAGCCCTTAATTATTAGTACAGATCCAGGAATCGATGATGTTGCTGCAATAACGATTAGTCTTTTTGCAGCTGATCTTGATGTTAAAATGATCGTACCAACTTGGGGCAATGTTTCCTTAGAGCATACCCTACAAAATACTCTTGATTTAGAAAAATTTTTACATACTGAAGTGCCTGTAGTGAAAGGTGCTAATCAACCATTGGTACGTCCAGCTATTAGCGCTGCTTCAGTTCACGGTAAGACAGGAATCGCTGGTTTTGAATTTGAAAAAGCAAATAGTGATTTACTTGAAGAAGGACTTGCTGCTACTAAGATGTATGAAGAAATTAAAAGCAGTCCTGAAAAAGTAACTCTTTTAGGAATCGGGCCGTTAACTGACTTTGCGCTTTTATTTAAACAATATCCTGATGTAGTAGACAATATTGCTGAAGTTTACATTATGGGTGGAAATATTGGCCACGGAAATCATAGTCCATTTGCAGAATATAATATTGCTGGAGATCCAGAAGCTGCTCAAATTGTCTTTCATTCTGGGTTGCCAGTCTATGTTGCTCCACTCGAGGTTGGTGATAAAGCACATCTAACCAAAGATCAAATGGATAAGATTAAGGAATGTGGCGAAGTTGGAAATATGCTATATTCAATGTTCTCAAATATTCATGAACCTGATGGAGATACTAGAATTAAGATTTATGATCCAACTGCCGTAGGAATTATGCTTCATCCTGAATTTTTCACCTTAAAACCTGCGAATGTTGAAATTGAATTAGCTGGACGTTATACTTATGGCGCTAGCGTGATGGACTTTTTAAGTGAAGAACATAATGCGCAAATCGCAACCGACGTCGATACAAAGAGCTTTGCAACTTGGTTTGTTCAAAGTATCCAAGCTGCCAATAACGGGAGAAAATAA